A DNA window from Helianthus annuus cultivar XRQ/B chromosome 15, HanXRQr2.0-SUNRISE, whole genome shotgun sequence contains the following coding sequences:
- the LOC110910843 gene encoding protein DETOXIFICATION 40, with translation MDSQTNEVHHPVLEPVQDCSTSDQSAASHGGSVELERVLNDTETPLIRRLVAASRIELNLLYKLAAPAVMVYLINNAMSISTRIFCGHLGNLELAAASLGNQGIQLFAYGLMLGMGSAVETLCGQAFGARKYNMLGVYLQRSAIVLLVTAIPITIIYVFCTPILISLGQSPSMASAASLFVYGLIPQVFAYAINFPIQKFLQAQSIVAPSAYISAGTLAVHLMLSWIMVYKLGLGLLGASLTLSLSWWIIVVGQFVYILMSHRCKATWTGFNSMAFGGLWEFVKLSSGSAVMLCLETWYLQILVLIAGLLENPELALDALSVCMGVNGLVFMVSAGFNAAASVRVGNELGAGNPRAAAFSVLTVTIVSFLIALVEAMIVLSVRHVISYAFTGGETVAHAVSDLCPLLAITIILNGIQPVLSGVAVGCGWQAYVAYVNVGCYYCVGVPLGLLLGFHFKFGVKGIWSGMIGGTGMQTFILLWSTFRTDWNKEVEKSKKRLDKWEANKETL, from the exons ATGGACTCCCAAACAAATGAAGTTCATCATCCTGTCTTAGAACCTGTTCAAGATTGTTCAACTTCTGATCAATCTGCCGCCAGCCATGGCGGTAGTGTGGAGTTGGAGAGGGTGCTTAACGATACTGAGACACCGTTGATTAGGCGGCTTGTAGCGGCATCCAGGATTGAGCTTAATCTACTGTATAAGCTGGCTGCACCCGCGGTGATGGTTTACTTGATCAACAACGCCATGTCTATCTCCACCAGAATCTTTTGCGGCCATCTTGGAAACCTCGAGCTTGCGGCTGCCTCCCTCGGCAACCAAGGGATCCAACTCTTTGCTTATGGCCTTATG CTGGGAATGGGGAGTGCAGTGGAGACGCTATGCGGTCAAGCATTTGGGGCACGAAAATACAACATGCTTGGAGTATACCTCCAAAGATCCGCAATTGTTCTCTTAGTAACAGCCATCCCGATCACTATAATTTACGTATTTTGTACACCAATTTTAATTTCACTTGGCCAATCTCCATCAATGGCATCAGCCGCATCACTATTCGTCTACGGTCTCATTCCTCAAGTATTCGCTTATGCCATCAACTTTCCTATACAAAAGTTCCTTCAAGCTCAAAGTATTGTGGCTCCAAGTGCTTATATTTCTGCTGGAACACTAGCTGTGCACCTGATGCTTTCTTGGATCATGGTGTACAAGTTAGGGTTGGGGTTGCTAGGTGCTTCTTTGACCCTAAGTTTGTCATGGTGGATTATAGTTGTTGGTCAGTTTGTTTACATCTTGATGAGCCATAGATGCAAGGCCACATGGACCGGGTTCAACTCGATGGCGTTCGGAGGGCTATGGGAGTTTGTAAAGTTGTCGAGTGGGTCCGCGGTGATGTTATGTTTGGAGACATGGTATCTTCAGATCTTGGTGTTGATTGCAGGGTTGCTTGAGAACCCTGAATTAGCATTGGATGCACTTTCGGTTTG cATGGGTGTCAATGGGTTGGTGTTCATGGTCTCAGCTGGGTTCAATGCAGCTGCTAG TGTTAGGGTTGGAAACGAGCTTGGAGCAGGAAACCCTAGAGCCGCAGCCTTTTCGGTGTTAACGGTTACTATAGTCTCATTTCTCATTGCCTTAGTTGAAGCGATGATTGTTTTGTCAGTACGACATGTTATTAGTTACGCGTTCACAGGTGGTGAAACCGTTGCACATGCAGTCTCTGATCTTTGTCCGCTATTGGCCATCACCATCATTCTTAATGGCATACAACCCGTTTTATCAG GTGTGGCTGTCGGGTGTGGATGGCAAGCTTATGTGGCATACGTGAACGTCGGGTGCTATTACTGTGTAGGCGTCCCCCTTGGGCTCCTTCTCGGCTTCCATTTCAAATTTGGAGTTAAG GGAATATGGTCGGGAATGATCGGAGGAACTGGGATGCAAACCTTCATTTTACTATGGTCAACATTTCGTACAGATTGGAATAAAGAG GTGGAAAAAAGTAAAAAACGTTTGGATAAatgggaagcaaacaaagaaacCCTTTAA